The following coding sequences are from one Bufo bufo chromosome 2, aBufBuf1.1, whole genome shotgun sequence window:
- the LOC120991903 gene encoding gastrula zinc finger protein XlCGF57.1-like, which translates to MEESSTRTTPERCPSPLPPKDHQLLNEEDEELNNIHGIETYVRGDEQHIEDIPIEIFVWRDKQCKEEFPTETYVRGDDQYKEDIPTETYVGRDEQCKEEFPTDTFVRSDDQYKDELPTETYVRDDDQYKEELPTKTYVWGDEQCKEEFPTDTYPDECVRSSEDLISSDFKARDCGITQDTYEERAVISDIISAFHSKDLSSDPFQHLLCSGSSQTVKQNTSNRRDVVHQREKTGKKLMSCLECGKCFTRKFRLAEHQRIHTGEKPISCSECGKCFTRKSKLNRHQRIHTGEKPFLCFECGRCFTRKTHLVEHQRTHTGVKPYSCPECGKCFAQKTTLVVHQRIHTGEKPFSCLECEKCFTWKSQLLEHQRTCKGKRSILCPECGKCFLGKACLVEHQKIHTGEKPFLCPECGKCFAQKVTLVIHQRTHTGEKPFSCPDCGKFYSVKSNLVRHQLTHTGEKPFSCQECGKSFNQKSHLVEHQLTHTVEKPFSCPDCGKLYSVKSNLVRHQRTHTGEKPFSCQECGKSFTQRSHLVAHQLTHTVEKPFSCPECGKFFSQKSHLVTHQLTHTGEKPFPCSECGKCFIRKAGLVEHQKIHTGERPFSCQECGKCFSHKSALVRHLRIHTGEKPFSCIVCGKCFTQKSALISHHGTHTRNTFHVQNVENVLETNHSS; encoded by the exons atggagga ATCCAGTACGAGAacaacaccagagagatgtcctagTCCTCTTCCTCCAAAGGATCATCAG CTTTTGAATGAAGAGGATGAAGAGCTTAACAATATTCATGGTATAGAGACATATGTTAGGGGTGATGAGCAGCATATAGAAGACATCCCTATAGAGATATTTGTGTGGCGAGATAAGCAGTGTAAGGAGGAATTTCCCACAGAGACATATGTGAGAGGTGATGATCAGTATAAGGAAGacattcctacagagacatatgtggGGCGTGATGAGCAGTGTAAAGAGGAATTTCCTACAGACACATTTGTGAGAAGTGATGACCAGTATAAGGATGAACTTCCTACGGAGACATATGTGAGGGATGATGACCAGTATAAGGAGGAACTTCCTACGAAGACATATGTGTGGGGTGATGAGCAGTGTAAAGAGGAATTTCCTACAGATACCTAcccag ATGAATGTGTCCGGAGCTCAGAAGATCTAATTTCTTCAGATTTTAAAGCTCGCGATTGTGGTATCACACAAGACACATATGAAGAGCGTGCCGTTATCTCAGATATAATCTCAGCCTTTCACAGTAAAGATCTATCATCTGATCCTTTTCAACATCTTCTATGTTCTGGTTCATCACAGACTGTTAAGCAAAATACAAGTAACAGAAGGGATGTTGTACATCAAAGAGAGAAAACTGGGAAGAAGTTAatgtcatgtttagaatgtgggaaatgttttactcggAAATTTCGTCTTGCTGAACATCaacgaattcacacaggggagaagccgatttcatgttcagaatgcgggaaaTGCTTTACTCGAAAATCAAAACTTaatagacatcagagaattcacacaggagagaagccatttttatgttttgAATGTGGTAGATGTTTTACTCGAAAAACACATCTTGTTGAACATCAACGAACTCACACAGGGGTGAAGCCATATTCgtgtccagaatgtgggaaatgttttgcacagAAAACAACTCTTGTTgtacatcaaagaattcacacgggagagaagccgttttcatgtctagaatgtgagaaatgttttacttgGAAATCACAGCTTCTTGAACATCAGCGAACATGCAAAGGCAAGAGGTCAATTttatgtccagaatgtgggaaatgtttcttaGGAAAAGCATGTCTTGttgaacatcagaaaattcacacaggggagaagccatttttatgtccagaatgtgggaaatgttttgcacaaaAGGTAACCCTTGTTATAcatcaaagaactcacacaggggagaagccattttcatgtccagacTGTGGGAAATTTTACAGtgttaaatcaaatcttgttcgaCATCAAttgactcacacaggagagaagccattttcatgccaagaatgtgggaaaagttttaaTCAAAAATCACATCTTGTGGAACATCAACTAACTCACACAGTGGAGAAGCCATTCTCATGCCCAGATTGTGGGAAACTTTATAGTGTTAAATCAAACCTTGTTCGCcatcaaagaactcacacaggagagaagccattttcatgccaagaatgtgggaaaagttttacTCAAAGATCACATCTTGTTGCACATCAACTAACTCACACAgtggagaaaccattttcatgtccagaatgtgggaagtttttttctcaaaaatcacatcttgttacacatcagttaACTCACACgggggagaagccatttccatgttcagaatgtgggaaatgtttcataaGAAAAGCAGGGCTCGttgaacatcagaaaattcacaccggggagaggccattttcatgccaagaatgtggaaaatgttttagccATAAATCTGCTCTTGTTCGGCATctcagaattcacacaggggagaaaccattttcatgcatTGTATGTGGAAAGTGTTTTACCCAAAAATCTGCTCTAATTTCTCATCATGGAACTCACACTAGAAACActtttcatgtccagaatgtagaaaatgttttagaaaCAAACCATAGTTCTTAA